In Coraliomargarita sinensis, the genomic stretch GAGCAAAAAAAGTTCGGACATCAGCTTTGACCTCTCGCTTGGGCGGGGAGAGCCGACCCAAGCGATTGAGCCGCCTTCGCAGATTCGATTGATCTGGGTTGATGACCCGTCGACGACAATGACGGTCGGCTGGACGCACGGCGGTGGCTCCGACGCCACCGTTCATTACGGCTCCAGGGACAAAGGCCAGAAGCCTGAAGCTTACCGCTTTTCCACGTCGGTCGACCGGACGATTGCTTATTCCGGCGGTGAAATCGTCAGCAAGTTCGCCCGGCTCACGGGGCTCAAGCCGGATACGGCGTATTATTTTGTTTTGTCCGACGATTCCGGAGTGAGCCCCCGTTATTACTTTCGCACGGCGCCGGATAAGCCCCGTCCGTTCAGCTTTATCGCCGGAGGAGACAGTCGCAACAACAGGACCCCCCGGCAGAATGCCAATCGTATGGTCGCCAAATTGCGTCCGCTGTTCGTGGCCTTCACTGGGGATATGATAAACCGGGACAATGCGAGCGAGTGGGACGAGTGGTTGAGCGACTGGCAATTGACAGTGAGTGAAGACGGGCGGATGTATCCCATTCTGCCCCATCGCGGCAATCATGAGGGCCGGGGTAACCGCACAATTTACGATCTCTTTGATACAACGCCGGACAATTACTACGGCCTCACTTTCGGCGGTGGCCTGCTGCGCTATTACGTTTTGAATTCACAGTACGGCGAATCGATTCAGGCGGACTGGTTGCAGTCGGATCTGGATTCCCTCGGGGGCAGCGAGACCTTCACGCATCTGGTCGCAGGGTATCATAAACCGATGCGCCCTCATACGAGCGGGAAGGCCGAAGGCAGCGCGGAGTACGAGGCGTGGGCGGGGCTTTTTTACAAGAACCGCTTTGATTTGGTCATCGAGTCGGACTCGCATGTCATGAAGCGCACGCTTCCGCTCAGGCCATCCATTGAGGCGGGGCATGATGAAGGCTTTGTCGTCGATGAAGAGGAGGGGACGGTCTACACCGGTGAAGGTTGTTGGGGCGCCCCGCTGCGCTCAACCAACGATGCCAAATCGTGGACTCTGGATTCCGGAAGTTTCAACGGGTTTGATCTCATTCACGTCCGCGAGCGGCACATGGAGTTGTATACGGTAAAGGTTGACTCGGTCGACGCGGTCGATGCCCTGCCCGCGAAAGCAAAGGGGCTTCCTTTGCCCCAGGGGCTGTCCCTTTGGGAGGCCAATGGGGGTGCCCGCTTGGTCATCCCGCGGGATGCGAGCACTGATTAGAGGAGACGGATCCGGCGTATTCTGGCAAACGGTCATCAGGGGACATTTAATGACGAATCGGGCAGAAGGGTGAAGGTCGCGACCAGAAGTAACGAAACAGAGCGGGACTGGGTCCTGTACTGTCTCCGTTTTGCGGTGTCAGCGCTTTTCCTGGGGCGGGGATATCTTTACCTGAGTGACCTTGCGCCACTTTCGGCGTTTCTTTGGAATCAGGATTTGTTGGAGCGGCCGCTGGAGTGGCTGACCGGTATGAGCTGGGAGTCTTACTCCGCCCATTCCGAAGGTTTTATTCTCACCATGCAGCGGACCATGGGCATGCTGTTTCTCGCCGCCGCACTTCCCTGTTGGTATGTGCGGGGGAGTCGCCGTCGCTTGGTCAACGGTCTCGTGCTTGCGGCCGGCCTGTTTCTTTTTGTTTACGGATTACTGCGCTGGAGTGATGCCGACTTCCGGATTGCGATGCTGCTTGAGCAGTCGCTGCAATGGGGTGCGCCCTTACTACTCATGCTTTACGGCCGGGTCCGCGATTCGCGCTGGACGGCGTTGGCCGCTTTGCTGATCGCCGCCACTTTTATCGGGCATGGGTGCTACGCTCTCGGGCTGAGCGTGCCGCAGAATCACGAATTCGTCAATATGACCATGCGAGCGCTGAGTTTGGGGCGACCGGGCGCCCTCATTTTTCTTCATGCCGTGGGCGTCCTCGATTTTTTGGTTCCGGTTCTTTTCTGGGTGCCGAAGCTGCGTCTTTATGCGCTGGCTTATGCCGCATTCTGGGGTCTTTTAACCGCATTCGCGCGTATCTTTAGTTACTGGACGCCGGCCGAGGATTTTTACGGAATGCACCCATGGGTGGCGGAAACCATCGTCCGCTTGCCGCACGGC encodes the following:
- a CDS encoding purple acid phosphatase family protein, which translates into the protein MTDITNRIVSFLLASIFTATGAVAELVPQGAVWRYLDDGSDQGNAWRGLVFDDAHWKEGRAQLGYGDDDEVTKLAPFQRTYYFRHSFDLEAIPNQDALSLDLLYDDGAIVFLNGLEIHRTELMPGDTTVSYDQLAKRPSADNATDEDIAVPASLLREGRNVLAVEVHNQSKKSSDISFDLSLGRGEPTQAIEPPSQIRLIWVDDPSTTMTVGWTHGGGSDATVHYGSRDKGQKPEAYRFSTSVDRTIAYSGGEIVSKFARLTGLKPDTAYYFVLSDDSGVSPRYYFRTAPDKPRPFSFIAGGDSRNNRTPRQNANRMVAKLRPLFVAFTGDMINRDNASEWDEWLSDWQLTVSEDGRMYPILPHRGNHEGRGNRTIYDLFDTTPDNYYGLTFGGGLLRYYVLNSQYGESIQADWLQSDLDSLGGSETFTHLVAGYHKPMRPHTSGKAEGSAEYEAWAGLFYKNRFDLVIESDSHVMKRTLPLRPSIEAGHDEGFVVDEEEGTVYTGEGCWGAPLRSTNDAKSWTLDSGSFNGFDLIHVRERHMELYTVKVDSVDAVDALPAKAKGLPLPQGLSLWEANGGARLVIPRDASTD